Below is a window of Chionomys nivalis chromosome 19, mChiNiv1.1, whole genome shotgun sequence DNA.
ctctgttgagagttctctgtttaggtctgtactccatttttttttttattggattatgtgatcttttggtgtccaatttctttgtatattttggagatcagacctctgtctgatgtggggttagtgaggaTCTTTTCCCAGGGAGGCAAAGGCCAACTCacacatctctgtgagtctgtgacAGGATCTtcaggctgtctttttgtcttgttgaccatgtcctttgctttacagaagcttttcagtttcaggagatcccatttattaattgtcactctcagtgtctgtgctcctgggtctatatttaggaagtggttccctgtgtcaatgtgttcaagtgtacttcccactttctcttctttaaggtttaatgtggctggctttattttgaggtcctggatccatttggacttgagttttgtgcatggtgatagatatgggtctattttaattcttctatatgttgatatccagttatgccagcacaacttgttaaatatgttttattttttccatttgttattttttgcctctttatcaaagatcaggtgttcgaaggtatgtggattgatatcggGGTCTTcttttcagttccattggtcctcctgtttgttcttatgccaataccaggctgttttcagtactttagctctgtagtagagtttgaagtcagggattgtgatgcctttagacattcttttattgtgcaggattgttttggctgtcctgggttttttgcttttccaaatgaagttgagtaccgttcttttgaggtctttgaagaattttgctgggattttgatgggcaaaTGTTACTACTTTCAAAGTTAGCTATTTTGATATCAAATTGAAAACTTATAtaagaactcatttttttttaaatatttatttattatgtatacaatagtctgtctgcatgtatccctgaaggccagaagagggcaccagacctcattacagatggttgtaagccaccatgtggttgctgggaattgaactcaggacctttggaagagcagacaatgttcttaaccgctgagccatctctccagccctatttttttatttttgagacggggtttctctgtagctttggagcctgtcctggaactagctcttgtagaccaggttgacctcgaactcacagagatccacctgcccgtgcctccccagtgctgggattaaaggcgtgcgccaccactgcccggccaagaACTCATTCTTATAGGTAGTTTTGGGCAATTTGTTATTGAATCAATATCTGTTGAGTTAGGATCCCTCCCCACATCAGCTGGCagggatctgttgccctcttctggccacatgAGCATACATTCAACAGATATGtagacacatagaataaataaaaaatgtgagATAAAGATAAAGCTAGTATGTGTTCATTAAATTCAAAAGTTCATTAAATTTGATTAAGAGCTCTTCTTAGTGTTCCATCTGCGGCTCATCTTTCCAGCAGAAATGTGCAGgcttttcctattttctcttgTTCTCCCCCACAGCATCATGTTCTCATCTCACTCCCGTGAGAATTTGGATCCTTATTATTTGTTTTCCTCCCTACTGGATTGGCACAGTCAGAGGTGTAGGAGCTgcactgtctctgccttcaggaTGAAAGAAGAAATCATCCTGGTCAGGTTTccatcctttatttcttcctttccctctcacaacacaacttttaaaagagagagagaaagcgggGGTGGAGGGGCCAGATGTGGTGTTCACACCTTAAATCCTTGCATTGgagagacaggcacatctctgtgaggtcaagcccagcctggtctgtatagtaaAACCTGGTCTCATTTAAACCATGTACATAGCTTCTGTCATTGCCGTTTTCTGTGGCTGTGTATCAAGATCACCAAAGCTTGCATGCTGCCAAGTTTGGCTTGCCCTTGTTTCTTAGCTTTGCAGTGATTGCGAGAGAAGTCTCTTTACTTGAAATCATTGATCTCTTAATTTTCATGCCATCATACTCACCCTGAGTTTTCTTCCTACTTCCTTGCTGTTCCGTGTTAGTCTCCTGTGTTGGCAGCTTCTATTTTGGTAAATGCCAGTTGCCCCAGACACATGTGAAATCCTCCCATGATTATATAATTGTTCTCTGGTAACTTTTGAATTCATAAATCAAAGCTTAAACATAGATGCAGATGTATACACTCATCTCAGACAAACTTTTATACCAAGCACAACTCTTGctgggtggtgcacgcctttaatcccagcactcaggagccggaggcaggcagatctctgggagtttgaggctagcctggtctagttccaggacacagaaaccctgtcttgaaaaacaaaacaaagcataactCTTCCAATTCTCAAGTATAttgtctacctctgccttcttctGTAATCCCCTctctattttttacttatttatttatttatttatttattcattcattcattcattgttgttgttgtttgggtcaTAGTCTCTCACTACAGtccaggctagcccagaactcaGTCTGAAACCTGGCTAGCCTCACATTGATTTTCCCTCTGCCTCAGCACCAGAGTGTTGAGATTCACGCACTGCTGTGCCCAGATCTTTGTCCAGTTAACTGCTGCACATCTCAGTAAAGCTGCCTGCTCACTTACTCTGGCCAAACCTGCTCCATCAATGCCTTCTCCCCCATCCACATTCAGTCCTTGCACATGATGGAATTTTCTCTCCACATGTTCTCATCTGCTAAATGTTAAGAATGATAGAACCCTTGACAGAAACTCCGTGGCAAGTTGCTTAATACTGAATATACCCTAGACCCCTTGGGTTATGCATGTTTTTATTAATGGGGCCATCCCATGAGCTTTAGTCTCACATCTTCGTTTGCTATGATGACATCCTAACTTTTTCCACTCTAGGACCCCTTTAAGCCATGCTTTGTGTTGGCCAGACTGATCTTTGTACTGCTTTGCTTAGTAGTTTAGTGAGTTTCAGTGACCCTTAACCTTCCCCTCAGAGTCATGGCTCTCCAGCTGCTGGCTGGTGTGCGCACCTCCCACTGCTCTCAGTTGCTGTGTTTCACTGCATTGACCTGTGCTCTTAAACAACCATGACTGTTCCTGTTTTACAACTTTTGCATTTGCTCTTTACactgctttttcttcctcctgctcaGTAACTGATGAGTTCTTACATTTCAGTCAGAGTCACTGTGTAGTAGAGCTCTCCAGCTTCAATAGCTCTAGATTCACTCATATCTCGCCTTCATAGTGCTTTCACTGTAGAAATCAGACGtgtgtgttggggaatattattttcaggtatgtgattttgtttacactgcatttgtttaactctttgaagctgtgttactgcGCCTGTCTAAAACAGTGGATGGTCTAATagagagctgaacagccaatagtgaggcaggagcgaGGGTAGGTGGGGCCggcagcagagaaaataaatagaggCAGAaacgaggaagaagaggaaggagagaccaAGAAGAGGAGAATGTCAGAGGCCAGCCACCCAactacacagccagccatggattAAGAGTGAAacataaaagcccagagggaaaaggtagatgggttaatttaagaaaagctggcaaaaaaCAAGCCAAGATAAAGCTCAGAATTCATAATtatttgtgatttatttggaagctagGTGATGGGcctcccaaaaagccaaaagaataaaacatcacacaacacacatgtctCTTTTCACTGGGAGGAGGGACACGTGTgggcatgtgaaggtcagaggacagcttccaggtgtgattctttccttccaccatgatTCTACGGACCAGCTGAGATTATGAGGCCTGCATGGCAAGAGCTCTTATCTGTGGGCTAACTTGTAGACCCTTTTTACAATTTCTTTCTATACACTAGAATGTGAGCTACAAGAGGGCAGCGTGTGATGTTTCAGCTGTTGGATCCTAGCCCCTGAAACTGCATGGCAGTGCTGCAAACTTCAGCAACTGTGTACTATAGCTGCAGGCACATATGTTTATCCAGCAATACATGcagaatgcacatacacacttcaTAGCAGTAAACAGTTATaatgatgttttcttttgatttaataTATTAACAGAATCGGAAAGGATGTATCTCAGAAGTGGTCTCCAGTAGTGACAACACCGTCGGAGACTTATCTGTGAAGACCTTACGGTTAGTACCAAGTTCATTATTGTTTCTAGGAAATTGACATCATTTGTCTTTATTGTCTGAGGCTTTTTCTATTGGAAGTATACTTAAGAGAATTTGATATTAAAATACTGTTCTATGTGGAAAGTTAGAGCTTcttttttactgtatttatttatttgttatgtatacaatattctgtctacatgtatgtctgcaggccagcagagggctccagatctcattacagatggttgtgagccaccatgtggttgctgggaattgaactcaggacctttggaagaacaggcaatgctcttaaccgctgagccatctctctagcccctttttCTACTGTTTAGTTGGCTAAGTTAGAAACTCAACAAAGctttaaactgttttctttcagttgttttatttgttttttgttttattattttgtatgtcaTTTTTCATTCTTGTAAGCAGTCATTATtaaaactaatatttttttcaGGCCTAAAACCTGTCCTATTTATTGGGACATGGGGTGGGTGGAGTGAATTATCACTTTTTAATACCTCTGTCTGGTTGTTCAGTTCTGATTCAGAtgccctctttcccttctcttcagttatgtgtgttttgtgttcttttgtgaACTATTGagatttaattatgtatactAAAATACACAGCTCTTTcttattaaaattgttttcatgcgatatattttaatcatttacCTCTCATCCAGCTCCTAGATCCTCCCTTCCCAAATGACTTTATGTCCATTCTCTCAAGAGGggacagcaaaacaaaaatgaaaagcagaatagtcaaaagaaagacaaaaaaaaaagaaaaagaaaaaaatgcccaaTAAAACATCCACAGAAATACCACTGAGTCTGTTTTGTATTGTCCTGTTCTAGAGTGCAGTTGACAGACCCAGTAAGACTTCCtcggagaaaactgattttctctgtGCCAGCATGAACTCTCCAGCTCTAATTACACCATTCTGTGAGGTGGCTAACATATATAGCTATAGGTCCAAAGcttgggaggctgatgcaggagaatAGTTATTCAAGATGGCCTGGGCTACGTGGCTAAACCTTGGctcataacaaataaaaaactagaaAAGCTACCGAATATGGCCTCAGTCTGGGCAGTGCTAGTACATTGGGGCTGCCCATGTGCTGAGGATGTGGCCGTGTTCTTGGCCTGCACCACGATGCTGGGAGGACAAACAGTGCTTCCAGATGGAGGCTCTTAGCCCCCAGGGCAGACTGCCTGCCATAGATGGGGCTTTGTCATCTTCACTATAAAGTTCTAGCTGCACACATCACTATTAAACTTCCAGAGTTTTAAAACTGTTGGATTTTAAGACCCAACAAATGAAGTTAGATGAGGTGAGGTAACCAGATTGTTATTAGACTTCAAAAAAACTAGTAGTTCCCTCTGCTCTATTACAAAacctatattttaatattataaagtggaaattttttttttttttttggttttttcgagacaaatTGTCAATACAAGTTTTGAGTAGAAGAAAATTTGGTTAATGAAGCAAACTAGAATTCaggtttcaaagaaaacaaagggggCTACAGTTTCAGAAGAATCTAGACTTAATACCATTAGCATGTACCATTGCCAAACGATAGCTCCCACAGTGATAATAGGTCCTGAAGAGCTGAGTGACCAAACTTCATTCTTAAAAACTTTGAGGCAGTTTGGATTGACTGCTCCTTCTGTGACCTGAAGTTGGATTAAATACCAGGTGTCATGTGAGcagcatttggttttctgtgataGGGAACAAGGATTTGTAGATTTGGACTGAAATTGTGAAATGATATCACCACAAGCTTATACCCTGGGAAAATGATGagtttggggttttctttttatataattgctaagatttctgtttcttattcTTTAAGGCAAACTGCTCTTGAAGAAAATGACTGGCCTTTCCAAACCAAAGGTAAGTTGGTTAGAAAATCTAAAAATACTGATCTTTGTGAATAAGTAAcctaattactttttttttcccattttcttccttatttttaacttttaagtctGTTTATCTGTTATTCTGCTCAAAGAACCTTGATCTTGCATAGACTGATAGGGGATTAAAAGAATCCCTTCAAAGCCTGAGTGGTGGCTTattcctataatctcagcacttgggagggtgagTATCCTACTTAGGGTcactattactgtgatgaaataccaaaagcagcttggagaggaaagggtttgttttgttcacagttccatataacagttcatAAACAAACACAGTAAGGTCAGGAACTCCCATaggacaggagctgatgcaggggccatggaggagtgctgcttactgactttctcctcatggcttgttcaacctgttttcttcttgaacccaggaccacaagcccagggGTGGCCacacccacaatggtctgggccctcccacattaagCACTAATTGTAAAAATGTCCTATAGGCTTACCTACAGCCTAAtcgtatggaggcattttctaagTTAAGGCTCCCCcgtttcagatgactctagcttgtgtcaagttgacaaagccaGCACAGTGAGGCAGTGGGGTCAAGTTCAAGCCCATCTGAATACATAGTTGAGACCCTGTcaggaaaaacaacagcaacacaccTATTCATTATGCCAAATCTATAAGGAGGAATTTTAGTTGTATCTGTAGCTGCAATCAACTGCTATGTGCTGTTGTAGcctaggatatatatatattcatttattatgtatacaatgttctgttctgtgtgtatgcctgcaggccagaagagggcaccagacctcattacagatggctgtgcgccaccatgtggttgctgggaattgagcttaggacctttggaagagcaggcaatgctcttaacctctgagccacctctccagccccgaagTAAAGGATCTTACTAGAAGTGACTGCAGGGAGCATTCACACCTAGGACCGTACTACTTTGTACTAAGCATCACAAAATGGGTGGAATTTGAATAAGGGAAACCAGGTGAAAACCCTGTTTTTCCtataaatacagatatttatCTGAAAGGCCTAATTAACAATTAtccaaataatttcaaaaaataacttCTACTTTCTTggtatattttctcatttcagaATTTGAAGTTCTCTTCTTCTCTGTGCTTACAGATAAAACAGCAAAGCTAGTACTTTTTCTTTAAGCCTTTGAACCAGAAACACATAAAACCCCTCTTATAATATATGCATAATGAGAATATATTTGCTTATGTTGGGgagattgttttgttcttttgagacagggtctcacatatgtagacctgactttgaactcaaaaagatcctctgccttctgagtgctggaattaaagggtttttcttttattttgagacagtgtctctttctGTGGCCAAGGCAATCCTAGAGCTATGTGGCACATGCCAGACCTcacttgatcctcctgcatcagctcccACATATGACATCATTCctacagtatttttaaatgttgatatAAGCTATTGATTATTCAATGATGAGTAAAAAGCTGGTGATATTGaactttctatgtttttatttacttatagtaAATATAGGGAAGCTATTGAATAACTGCTGCAACTTCCAGTTCTAATGTTCTTGGAATGTGCATTTCTAAAACATAACATTGTTTTCCTCACTTGTTCCTTAAATATTCAGAACCAAGTTCTACTGTTCCTCCAGACACACTGGGGAGTGATTTTGATTCAGGTAAAGTCAAGCCTTCTGATGACATCTTACCTAAGACTGTGTCTTTCCGTCGCCACTTAAAGAAAGATTTTAGTAATGTAAGTTGCTCCCCTGCTTTGGAGGACTGTGAAGCCAGTCACTGGGTGGGACAGTCTTTGGAAGTTAGAAGAAGTGGGTGTAAAGACCCAACTATAACTCTGCACAAACTTGAAAATGTAGAACAAAATGTTTGCCTGTGGAACAAGGACCAAATTAACTTATCTCCTAGACTGACTTACCCAGGAAAGAATGCTAAAACAAAAGTCATTTTACCATCTGAACCTGAACAAACAGAACGTAAGCACCAACGTGCACAGAAAAGAGCAAAGCGGAGAAGAGCCAaccagaaatgcaaatcaaaatcctCACTGAGGTGTAAGGGCAAGAAAAGCAAAGATAAGCACACTTTGCAACCCACAAAATTGGATAGGTCTATTGGTTCTGGCGACGCTTATGATTTTAATGTGGAAGAGCGTGTTCATCTTACTCCTTTCCGACAAAAGATGAGCAATGGTTCCAGTGAAGAAATTACCAGTGGTGACCAGGAAGGGAATGCTTCCGATCTGAGTGCCTCTGAGGATGAGTCCAGTGACATCTACCTGCCTCCTTGCAAGCACTTGATAGACCACACCAGAGAATCAGACAGACCAATCACCAGGCCTCGGCCTAAAAGGGAACTCAAGTACACGGATGAAAAAGATAAGGAGAAGACTCTGCCAACCAGAACTCCTACCGGTAAGCAGTGGGCTTATTTGCCTGAGTTTTGAATGTTTCTGCTAAATGGTTGCCTAATGCTGATGATTCTTAGATACTATACCGCCGTCTGTTTCTCTGGGAAGTCTAGAGACTTTCCATATGTGTTCTCCGTAAGGGAAGTTAGAGCCTGATTAAACAGTATGGGTAGAAAATAGAAACATGGCTCTGTTATTCTGGCTTACTTGAAGCCAATAGGAATCTTACAGGAGTATTACTTCTCGGGGTCTGATTTCCATTGGAGAGGACGCTTTTGAGCAGGGTAAAGAGAGGACAGGTTGTGGTTGGATTGAATTAAAAGATCTTTACACTTGTGATCccctggaaaatgaaaaagaaaaaactcattttaatgggcttatatatttaatttaacagGAAACTTGACTTATTTTTCTAGATGAAGGTGAGCTTATGAAAGAAGTTCTTTTCTCATCTGCTGAAAACTAGCTCAGAAACCCATGCATTTATTTTATCAAAGTGGTTCAGTGTTAGTCATCAGCCTACATCTACTCACAAAGACTTCATTGAGAGTTTTGATTCCTGTGGCAATAGCTCCATGCTGTCAGGTCCTATCATCTTCAGAATGTTGTCACAGTGTAACAGCTCAGTTGGCATGTTTGATTTGCTTTACTGGGATATTAAAGTCTGAAACAATGAATTAACTTTCCTAGTTAAACAGCTGAACAGTATAACttgtaaaaatgtgttttaaaactaTGTATCATGAGAATCCGCTCTCAGtagctgtttctctttttcttaataaatgtttgctctactttaaataaaaatgctttaatgATAGAATAAGTTGAGCAGGGTTGGCAAACTTGATAATTATTGAAGTCGAGTAACATGGGGCATAGTTGAACTGTTTGTTAcctcttctgtgtttttttgACAACAATAAGGTttcacaaagaacaaaaacacttaaATAGTTTGATCCCAGACTTCTATCAGCATCATTACCTGGAAACAGCCATAATCCCAGGTTCTGTCCTGTCCCTTGAATTAGAATTTGAGTGTCTTTACAAGTTCCCTTGGGGGCTTATAAACACACATGGTGTGGGAAGCATTATTCTAGACTAGAACAGCTGGTCTGGCCCTGTTGCATGGAGGTAGTCTGCATTAATACTGGATTGGTTGTATGTTTGTGGTGGCAGGAAAGTATCTGACACCCAGATACTCTGTAGTTCAAAACCTCTGTTGGAGAAGATTGTCTTTCCATATTCTCACTATGTGTGTGGTACCTGCCTCCCAAATAGATGTAGCTTTGAGATGATAGAGGACCTGGGTGTTAATGACGGGAAAGACATCTGAATTTTTGTAACATTAGCACCAGGGGGAACAGGTTTTACCCTGGTCTTCATGGTCTGCTGGAGAGTTCTTGTATGTTTAATGGAATGACTTTGTGGTCAGTGGGCTCCAACAGTGTCACAAACTTTGGTGTTGACTGGGACCGGAACCTTGGTGATTCTAAGGATTAAAGTGTAACTAAAATACAGTTTCATACTTTAAACCAACTTATAACATCTAAGCTATTAGGGAAGAAGATTACATTTTAGTAAATAGTTATGTTGTAGCTGATAGTTCTTTACATCTACCATAGCTTCTACATTATCTggcttgaaaaaaagaaaaagaaaaaaaacaaaaacaagaggaagttttgtagatggaagtttttgtcccacccagtcccacagccattcagtcccaaccaaacacacagaggcttgtaattgtaaactggttggcttactattattattattatacaatacaggcttattattaactaaatctttcaacttaaattaacccataattcttatctatgtttagccacatgacatggtaccttactcagtgaggcattcttaccCTGCTTCCTTTGCCTCTGgatggtgactgcagactgagcctttcctcttcccagaattctcctagtctggtcgcccctcatatacttcctgcctggctgccagtcagcattttattaaatcaataaaagtgacaaatctttaaaggaTACAAGACCAGTATCCCACAGCAAAGTTATTAAAGCATAGATCATGAAGTGCCAggtattttgtgtgtttaaaaatatgtaattgaccatagttttatttctgtggttTGTATCCCTTGGATTCATATTCAATAAACACTATATTGTAGGTATGCCATGCAAGAATCAAGACTTATCTGGTTGTAGCCTAAAGGATGTCACCAATATCCTGCTGTCTCCGATAGTGAAAATCAGGAAActttctctgtctccaaaaaggCGTGAAGATAGCCCAGCCATGCCTCTGCCTAAGCGCAAGTGCACCACCATCACAAGCTATAAGGAGCCAACACTAGCTTCGTAAGTACTGTGTGGACTCATCTGTGATGGCTCTTATGGGAGGGCTGAAGAAAGGCTTTAGTCGTGAAtggattggtttttttgtttttttttttaggtttttcgagacagggtttctctgtgtagctttggtgcctgtcctggaactccctttgtagaccaggctagcctcgaactcacagagatccacctgcctctgcctccgagtgctgggattaaaggcgtgcaccaccaccacccggaatGGATTGTTTTTGAGGACTAGGACTGGCCTATTGTTATATTAATCCTGTGCTGAATATAATACTGCTATATGTGTAATCATACctgaaatcttttttatttataggaAACTGAGAAGAGGGGACCCTTTCACAGACTTGTGTTTCTTGGATTCTCCTATTTTCAAGCAAAAAAAGGATATGAGACGTCCTAAAAGAAGTACAAAGCACACACAGTAACTCTTTTGGTTGGATGCTATCAAAGAGGATCCTTCTCAGTTACCTGATAGAGTCCGTGAGCAGTGGGCAGAACCATCCCTTATCAAGCTCTGGGTCAGGACCTATACTTTGTAATTGTGTGGATTGATACCAATCTAAAATTTCTCCAGCAGGGGAATTTCAGAGTTGAAATTTTATAAAGATAGGATGTGGATCTTTCGTGAATCCTTGACCATAAGACATACCATAAGTTGCTGAGAATCCCTTATTCTACTACCGAGTCTTTGGGTAAACTATATGTGGAATCACAATTAAGAGAATTGGTAGTTTTGGTTCTGGGACAAGGTTGTGAACTCTGTGTGTGACATCATTCTTCATCAGAATCAACTTGTCATGGACCTCAGGCTAGCCCTTCATGTTGTCAGAAGTCTACAAGTATAAATATGTGACTAGTAAGTTTCTGGGTTTGATATATGTATTTAATGAAATAACTGAACTGCAggtgtgtatatatttctttaaactgAAATCACTATAAGTGGTCCATTTTTAAAGAACACTGAAGTGTGGCTATTGTGGTGGCCACAGTATAATATAAAGTCTAGCTGTACATAATGGTGgccattttgttttccttctgctctTAACTGTCAAATAACCTTGATTATCTTCCTTTCTGGCCTTAACCACTCCTACCTTGTTTCCTCATCTGTTGTCCCTGTcagctctccccttctcttcacaTTAGATTGTCTTAATCAAGTTTCCTGCAGCCTTCAGGCCCCAAACCAAGACATTTCGGTTTGTGGCTCAGTAGTGAACACTTGTGTCATTTGGGCAAGGCCTAGGAGTAAATCCCACTGCAAACAACAGAAGGGCCTAGTGTTCATCTCAGACTGTCCACCATGACTTCCTGCAGTATGTTCAGTCACGCTGAGAGCTCTTCTCTGTTTCCCGTGTGCATCCCACTCTCCCATTACAGTCTTATTTCCAGCCACTGTTCTATTTCAGCGCTGAAGACAGAACCCAAGGTCCTGTGTGTGACAGGAGCACAGCCACAGCAGTCTAGAGCCACGCTGTTTATCTTTTGTAATATCATAGTACCTTCAGGGCGACCATTTTACCTAAGAAGAAATACAAGTCCACTTTCATCTCAGTGGACCTCATGTGGCTACGATTACCAGTGCTGCCTACCCAGAGGTAGACTGTATCCTGGTCCACACCAAGCAAGCTGGCTTGTGGGCCATGCTTCATACAAGCTAAGTTtagtttttatgtatttaaaaagtcaaaaacatGAGATtccatatttattatgtatacaatattctgtctgtgtgtatgcctgcaggccagaagagggcaccagaccccattatagatggttgtcagccaccatgtggttgctgggaattgaactcaggacctttggaagggcaggcaatgctcttaacctctgagccatctctccagccccttccatcttacaccttaagaatggccaagatcaaaaacacgacAACTTacgctagagaggttgtggggaaaggggaacacttctgcattgctgggggaaatgcaagctgatacaacccctttggatttcagtgtggcgatttctcagaaaattaggaaacaaccttcctcaagacccagtaataccacttttgggtatatatccaaaggatggtcaatcgtgccacaaggacatgtgctcaattatgctcatagcagcattgtttgtcatagccagaacctggaaacaacctcaatgcccctcaaccaaagaatggataaggaaaatgtgatacatttacacaacggagtactacaaagcagaaaaaaaaaacaacaaaaaaaaaccaacagcttaaattttgcatgaaaatggatggaggtagaaaacattattctgaggtaacccagacacagaaagacgatCATCACAGGAActctcactcataggtggtttttaaatataaagcaaagaaaaccagcctacaaaccacaaccccagagaacattGAGGACCTTGAGAGTCTTACAtagctctaatctacatgggaagtagaaagtagaaaaagacaagatctcctgaataaattgggagcatagggaccttgg
It encodes the following:
- the Sgo1 gene encoding shugoshin 1 — its product is MVKERCQKKSFQDSLEDIKKRMKEKRNKNLAEVGRRKSFIVAPCQVPTNTATLLKNYQDNNRLLVLALENEKSKVREAQDIILQLRRECYYLACQLYTVKEKLTSQQSEDIDQNRKGCISEVVSSSDNTVGDLSVKTLRQTALEENDWPFQTKEPSSTVPPDTLGSDFDSGKVKPSDDILPKTVSFRRHLKKDFSNVSCSPALEDCEASHWVGQSLEVRRSGCKDPTITLHKLENVEQNVCLWNKDQINLSPRLTYPGKNAKTKVILPSEPEQTERKHQRAQKRAKRRRANQKCKSKSSLRCKGKKSKDKHTLQPTKLDRSIGSGDAYDFNVEERVHLTPFRQKMSNGSSEEITSGDQEGNASDLSASEDESSDIYLPPCKHLIDHTRESDRPITRPRPKRELKYTDEKDKEKTLPTRTPTGMPCKNQDLSGCSLKDVTNILLSPIVKIRKLSLSPKRREDSPAMPLPKRKCTTITSYKEPTLASKLRRGDPFTDLCFLDSPIFKQKKDMRRPKRSTKHTQ